The stretch of DNA GCTGTGACAGTGCTGACATTTCGACAATGCGATCACCGGTTACGACTGGTGCCGCATGGAAGCTGTTGGCCTCCGTCGTGCGATCCAGAATTGTTTCCAGGTCCGCAGCAGTAGGAAATGGAACCTGCAGTTTGCAGAAGAAACGGTCCAGCTGAGCTTCCGGCAGCGGATAGGTGCCTTCCATTTCGAGAGGGTTTTGAGTGGCCATCACGAAGAACGGCTCCGTCAAAACGTGTGTCGTTCCGGCAATCGTGACGGAATGTTCCTGCATCGATTCCAGCAGAGCAGACTGCGTTCTGGGAGTCGCGCGATTGATTTCATCAGCCAGCAGGATGTTGGCAAACAACGGTCCTTTCTGAAACTCAAATACTCTTCCACCATCGGGCGTTTCCATTACCACATTGGTGCCAATCAAATCTGCCGGCATCAGATCCGGTGTGAACTGAATACGCTGGAACTGCAGATCGAGTGCATTTGCGAGGGTACGCACGGTCAGCGTTTTACCCAGACCTGGCACACCTTCCAGCAGAACGTGTCCACCGGCGATCAGAGCCGTCAGTGTGTCATCGAGGATTTGCTGCTGTCCAACAATGACTTTTGATATTTCTGACCGCAATCGGTCGAAGTCTGTGCGAAAATCATCGAGCTTTTGTTT from Fuerstiella sp. encodes:
- a CDS encoding MoxR family ATPase → MSVSDDLKQKLDDFRTDFDRLRSEISKVIVGQQQILDDTLTALIAGGHVLLEGVPGLGKTLTVRTLANALDLQFQRIQFTPDLMPADLIGTNVVMETPDGGRVFEFQKGPLFANILLADEINRATPRTQSALLESMQEHSVTIAGTTHVLTEPFFVMATQNPLEMEGTYPLPEAQLDRFFCKLQVPFPTAADLETILDRTTEANSFHAAPVVTGDRIVEMSALSQQIPVANEVRRYGIALVLATHPGHEMAADATKQFVRYGASPRGLQAMILGAKIKAILDGRYHVAREDLQEIAVPVLRHRMILNFEGQAEGIDTDSVLSQIIADTPKDAPVTASLTA